The Orcinus orca chromosome 20, mOrcOrc1.1, whole genome shotgun sequence region GCTGTGTGGTGGTACGCATGCGTTGAGTCCCTTTTCGCTCACGAATCCTCACTTAACAGCCTATGAGAGGTTAGGTATCTCCATTTCACGAGTAGAATGAGCCGTGGAAGGTAAGCGGATCTACGTAAAAATTCTGGACCTCAGCCACCATGTGAAGTCAGGTGCTTTGCCGCGGGTTACAAAGACAGGTAGGCGCTGGAGGCCATCTTCTCAATACTAGCAGCAGCCAGCACTGAGGGGGTCATTTTTGACTGGGTAAAGGTGACGTACGGGAAGCACAAAGGAATGTCCTTATGGGGGTCGGTTTTAGGCTTTTTatatgcagtttttttctttaaaatatcttcagGCCGTTTCTGGGCACAGGCTGGTCCTGCATTCCAATTCCAGAACCCCCGTGGGCCACCCAAGGAGACCCTGGCCAGCCCTGGACCCTCAGTGCTGAGATCCCGTGGGGGAGGCAAACCCCTGATGCAGGACGGAGGGTGTGGTGCCCAGGACTGGAGGAGACGGTCCCTGATAGAGGTTGTAACATCATCCAAGTGAAGGAGGtgtggcagagggaggggaagagggagtccTAAGGATTTCCCCAGCGGTGGAGGGGCAGAAGGGGGCTGGGGAAGCAGCCTGCTCACCTGTGTGCAGTCACACTGCCACCCATCTCTCATGTGTGGGCAGCCCCCCAGATCTCGCTCCATTGCCCGGGGAGACAGGGACCAGCCACAGACACCACAACCAgcaaccccccctcccccctgccccggcCCATTTCCAGGGTGGAGACAGGAAGTAAAAGCCAAAGGTGGTGGTTCCCCACACGGCACAGTCTGGGAGCTCCGCCTCTCAAGGTCCAGTAAACAGGCCGTTATGGGAAGCTTGGTCCGCGGAGGCAGTTGGGGCTGCTGGGGGCGTGGAGTACTTGGGTGGGTAACGAATGAACAGACGATCCTCCTCTTTCTTCACCCAACGCAGGAGTTTGGTCACTACGAGGATGGCACCTGCCTTGGTCACCAGGGGGCTGAGGCAGGTGTATAGCTCAAATTTGGAGGTCACCTGGGGGTTTGAGAGGAGACAGGGTCAGCTGGGCCGGAGCTGGCCATGCCCGGTGCTGTCCACCCCACCCTAGCCCCATACCTGTCCCATTTGGAAGGTGCACCTGGCAGCAGCTCCTCCTTGGTGCTGCCTGGTCACTGGGCTAAAGTGGGTAAGCTGATGCTATCGTATCATGAGTGGGCCAAGGGATCAGCGAGATCTAGTGGCTTCAGCTGGGTGATGCTGGCTctgcgtgtgtgtatgtacactCTCCGGACCTCAGTTCACTCATGTGTGCACTGGGGATGGTGACAACAATGCTTAACGTTTAATGAGCAATGGTTGTATACAAAGTCCTGTTCTAAGCTCCACACACCTGTTTTTATCATCTGTAGCCTGGGCATAATAGGAGGATTAACGCAATTTAATCTTCATTCCAACCTGAGAGGCTTAACCTGACCAGGTCACCAGCACCTTTCCACAtcacctctctctgctctccccctCGCTCTCTCTGTTCCAGCCACTCTAGCCTCTCCTTGCTATTCCTCAAACATAACCAGGCTCAGCCTCACCTCATGGCATTTGCACAGTCCTTTCCCTCTGCCAGGTGTACTGTTCCTGGAGATACCCACACGACCTGGGACCTCCCCTCCTACGTGGATGTCATTTCCTGACCACCCGATTTAAAATCCTGGGCCTACCAGATCTTGTTTTTGAAATACCGTCCTCCACTGAAAGGTACAAGGGCTCATTGGACAGATGGCCAATTTCAGGACTGGCACAGAGAAAGTACAAAATGAGCTTGGAATatcttgtgccagaaagtaagaagtGCTTAAGCGGTCACGCAGACGTGTCAAAAAGATACAGGGGCCAGTCTGGCTGAATCATGGCTCCTGCTGGCTAACTCAGAGACGATCTgagcacaaaaataaatgaaaggaaaagacttTAGCCCAATGAATTCAAGAAAATTccataatataaaattcaaaattcaacaaataaataggAGCAGGGAAAGTTCTTCCATACAGTAGAATCTCAACCAATAAATGAAGTTATGATGGAGTTAGAAAAGTAACCATCTGGTAAATACTGGAGAAACAACTGTCAAAGGCAAAAATCATTAATGGATATTAAAATTAGGGGATGAAAATACGGTGAAAAAGAGAACACTGACATAATCACCACAAGATATTTACTAATTACAAAATCACCACAAGATATTTACTAATTACAAAGGGCAAAAACACCTAACTTTAAAGTGGAGAAACCCGGCAGCTACCACCTTAATGAAGCGACAGAAGTTAACATCATCAATGGGATACAGTGACATTGTGGTCCTCCTGATAGGAAGCAGAAAAGGACACAACATCACTTCTGTGATACACTTGCCCAAAATGCACGACCTCAATTTAGTCttgataaaatattagaaaaacccaagttgagggacattctacaaactAACTGGCTGGTACTTTCTAAAAGTGCCCaagtcataaaagacaaaaaaacgaCTGAGGAAATGTTCCAGAATAAACGAGGCTAGGGAGACACAGTAAACAAATCTAATATGTGATCCTGGACTAGATTCTGGACCAGTAAAAGGATATTAGTGGGACAAGTGGTGAAGTCTGAATGAGGTCTGTGGATAAGATGTGATCGTACTGATGTTAATTCCCTGATTTAATGAGTTCCTGTGGTTATGTTAACATCTGGAGAAACTACGTGAAGGACCTATTTAAAGTAACTTCTTGCAACTTCTTTGTAAGTCTAAAATTGCTTGAAAATGAAagctaaagaaattttttttgattaaataaaattctcagcctagaacaatgcctgataCATAACAGGCATGCAAATAAATGATGTAATAAATACGCACTAAATAGCAGAATCTAGGGGAAAGTCCCGTTTCCCGTGGGGTCACATGACCAAACGCCCTGAAGCTGACCTTGAATAGACCCATAGGAAGTGAGGACAGGAGCCCTGAGGAGACCCCAGGGAAGGATACCCCAGGTGGAAGGCACAGCAGGGGACCAAGCCTGTAGTGTTCAAGAGTGCTGGGAACTCATGGCGTCAAAGCTAAACTGGTACCTGCAGACACGTGGGCGGGGCTCATGGGAAATCGGCGAGCACAGTGATGGTGGATAACGGGGCCTCTTGAAAGTCAAAGACACTCTACTGGTGGCTAACCAGGAGACACTCTACTGTAGACTGGTGGTTTGTCTACAAGTGTCAATGCATGtgtctaaaaagaagaaaacttaatttctgttttatgtgAAGAACAAATTCAGATTTGGCACTTTTGTGTTTTAAGTGCCTAAGAATGGAAAGAGATAATTAAAGagtattaaagaaatttaagatcATGAACTGGGAGAGTCCTAGGCATAACTGCTAAGAATCttggaaacaaaaagaagttgAGTGTCTGTCATGCAGTTTCCTTAAGCTACAGTGAACACCATCTTCTCTCTGGAAGAAGACAGAAACAAGGAGCAACTGTGCATGGTAATTTTCACTAAATTCTTCTAAGAATATTTACCTTGTTTACAACtggattcatttattccttctagtaTTGACTGGAATACTCCAGTCAGATACAGGAATTTTTTGTGTAACTGTAATTTCAAAAATTTCCACATGATGGCAGAAGATCCTAATATCTGGAAACACGTTATTGAATGAAATTCAGAAAACTCTGTATTTCAATTTTACCTGAAATAGTATGCGTCTTTCCATATTTCTGCTAGTAATTTTCACACTTGTATTGTCTGATAGAGACAGTTACTGCTacttagaacatttaaaatgttttcagtaattttaaaattttaaaaataaatttgtttttccagaaaaaaacccaaaaaaccaacagACTCTCTACTGGTTGTTTCTCTGGTATTTACCAGATGGTTACTGTTGACCGAGGGAACGGTCAACAGAATGATGGAACTAAAGGTTCTGGGCACTGCAACTGCTGGGTTTCACAGACACACGGAGTGGCCAGGACACTTCTGGAGGCAGAACCGCAGCCCAGGCCAAGGCGTGGTGCACTTGAAGGAGGCCGTCACAGCTGGAGGGGATACAGGGGAGGGAAAGAAGACTTGAAGTGGGGCAGTTAACTCCCTCAGAGCCCCCCACTCAACTCACCCAGGCCAGCAGCGTCTCCTTCTCAGCCACGTGGTAAATGAGGCGCAGGGGCCGGGAGGTGTTGTGGAGGCGCGCGTGCAGGCGGTGGTACAGGTCGGACAGGCGCTGTCGCTCCTCCTGTCTGCTGTATGGGGCCTCCAGCTCGGGGCTGCAGTGATGGACGGTGGTGGGGGACAAGGTCAGTCTAGGGCTTTCTTGGCTGGCCTATCTCCCCTCAGTCTAGGGAGTTAAGTTAGGAGCTGAGCCTCCCCCATTAGACTGGAGGCTTCACAGGGCCTAAGCTCCCCATCAGACTCGGGGATTCCTTAAGTCCTGGGGCCCTCCTCTCCATTAGAACAGGGGAATTCTCGAGGCTGCTGGCTGAGCCTCCCGCATCGGGCAGGCCCATTCTATTGCATCTCTCTAGAGCATGGCTGGCTCTCTCTCCAGACTCATGTCTATGAGTTGCCGAACCTTCCACTTAGATAAGCCTTCCCACCGGGCCACTTGCCTGCAGGGTAGGGGCCCACCTGGTAAACTGGGGCAGCTGGCGGTGATGGTCGGGGATGTCCAGCGGCTTATAGAGGAAGTGCCGGAGGCCGGCGGCCTCCACAGCCTGCACACTGTAGGCCGAGGCACCGGCCGATGGGGTGTTGGAGAAGCTGGCAGCTTCCCTGAGGGTGCGCATGGCCCCAAGGGAGTGCATGCCGTCCTCGACCAGGCGCCGGCAGGTGGCCATGTCGTGGAAGGCCTCGGGGTCGGTGCCGAGCAGCAGCAGGCAGACAGGCAAGGCGTCCAGGCGGGCCACGTAGGCGTAAAAGAAACCATCGGGATTGAAGCGGGGCAGGCACACAGGCGCCCAGGCCTCGCCCGCTGCAAAGGCTGGTGCCCCCACCCAGTCCAGCAGCAACTGCAGGTCGGCTGGGTCCAGCCGGCACTCGGCCAGCACAGTCCGCTCCTGGGCTGCTGTCACCAGGCGACCGCCAACCGCCAGCACTGAGAGGGCCAGGCCAGGCGCCGTGCAACGTCGGAGCAGCGCACCCAGCGCATCCCGCAGCGGGCGAGCGAGAGGGACGCAGCGCACGGCGCCCAGCAGCAGGGCACCCGGGTCCCGCTCCACACTGTCCAGAAGCCGGTCTAGAGTGCGCTCCGAGCCGGCCAGCAGGCGGCGGAGGTCGTAGTTCTGCTTGCGCGCGAAGATGCGGGCCACGCTGGCACGCGTCAGGGTGCTCACGATCTGTGCGTGCACGGCCATAAGCTCCCCCCGCAGCTGTGCTACTGACTGAGGCGTCCTTGACACGGCCACCAGCAGCAGTGGGCCCTGCTGCAGGAACACCAGCTTGTGGTcctctgggggagggaaggggcagggggtaGAGATGCGTCAGTGATGACAAGACGGGCTCAGGTGGGGCTCTTCCACCCTTCCCCAGAAGGCATACACTCCTGGTCCAAGCCCACACGGTCACTCTAGGGACACAGCACTAAGGTAAGGACAAACTGGGGGAGTTTGGACATTTGCAGTGACACGATGGGATGGTCAGGGAATCAGGCACACAGCATGGAGTGAGGAAGATGCGGCAAGGACTAACAGAGCTAGAGAGGCACCAACTCAGCCCAACAGCCCCCAAACCCACCCTCTTAGGCAAGAAGGAAATATCCAGCCAGTTACTTAGATCCCAGTGAGTTAATCACTCAGAACCCATCAGGGCCAACAGACAGACAGATGCCTGGCCAGCCTCCACACACACTGACTCACTCCTAACTAGCTGGATAGTCCCCCAGGCagccagacagacagaaagacctACTGCCGGACAGACAGCCACAGTCCCAGTCACCATCACCTGTTCTGCCTCCTGCCCCTTTGCTCACCAGCATAGATGGCGCGAATGGCATCTCCTGCACTCTGCACAAAGGACACGAGAGCTGTCATCACACCCATGGTAGTTGACAATGCCTCCACGCTACCATACCGCGAGTAGATGGGCTTGCCAGCCTCACTCAGCACAAACACGTGCTTCCGCTTGCTGCGCCAGTCCTCGTCACTGGGGTCCCCGCCCTGGCCCCCTGAGCCACTCTCAGGGCCGCCCACGGGACTGTTCTCAGAGGCTGCCGGACCCCAGAGCCCATAGGTGCATGATGGAGCCTCGGACTGGAGCAGCAGGCCGGGTGGCTGGTCCTTGGTCTCGGATCCTGAAAGGGAGCCCCTGGTGAGTCATCTGCCTGTGGACTCCCATTAACCCCATGTGCCCACAGACCAACCAAATCCCTACCAGCCCTGCAATGACCCCCTGCTGCTGACACAGTCCTCCAGGTGTCTCCTCTGCCCCTCAATGACATCCACTAACACTTACGTTTCAACGATCCCCCTAAAACTCCAATAATCCCATCTCACTGTCATTACTGAACCCTTTATATCCCTACAGACTAATTATTCCCCTTTCAATGACTGCCATTCCGAAGTCTTCAAAGCACTCCACTGCCTCCGAATGAGTATCAATATCTTCATCTTCAATGATTTCCCCCATTAGTCTCGGACCCCTCATTTATTTTCCTGGTGTCTACTCACCCCTCAATAGCTACCATTACATCTATTAACATCTGTGTCTTTGAATGTGCCCCTCACCACCCTAAGCCCTTATTTATTCTCACTGATCCTAATGACCCCATTGACTCTCCCAGTCTTGGTGATGACCACTAATCCAAATTCTGCCATGATTATCCACTAACATCTGGATCTTTAGGACTCCCCTCACCCCCTATTCATTCCCACTGCTGTTCACTAACATTCCAATGACCCCACATTAACGTCACTAATACCTGGGTCTTCAATGACCTTCAATGACTGCCCCGACCCACAATTTAATCTACTCCATGTCCACTGCATTCCCAAGAATGACCACCGTTAACCACCTCTACTAACATCCAAGACTTCCAGTGACCTCCACTGACTCCCCTGACTTTTACTCTCATTGATATGACTTCCCTTTATTCTCACTGTTATCCACTCCCCTCCCTACAATAACCACCATAACATCCACTAACACACAGGACTTTAATGATCTCTGTTGCCCTTCACCATGACCATCATTAACATTCACCAATGAAATCCACAATTTCATTGCCCTCTACTGACTACCCTCCCATTTATTTTAGTTGATGTCCACTGATCCCCAGTGACAGCCAGTGTTATCCACTGGCAAACTATATATCAGTACTTTCCTCATAAAATCCCAATGACCTCATATTCCCTCATTTTCTCATTGACAGTCCCCAAGTACCTACTCCCAATACTTGCCAACAAGCTCTCAAAGACGCCCTCCCCCCCCAATTACTGACTGATTTTCAGTGAAGTGTACTGATCCTTCCCAATGACCCCATTAACATCCACTAATTCCAAAGTGGTCAATGAGCACTCATTCCGCAATGACTTCCGCTGATCCTCCACTCTATACCTTTACACGTACACCAGAGTCTTCAAAGATCTTCCTACTGGTCCTCTGACTCCCCAGATAATTTCACTGATGTCCACTGTCTCCCCATCAATGATCATCATTAACGTCCACTAAGATCTGGTTCCTTAAAGACTCCCTCCAACAACTCCCATCAACTCCTCAATGATGTAAATACTCTGAGCGCCCACTGGCCCCCACTGATCCCCTTTCCCACCTCAATGATTTAAAGACCCCAAAGGGGTCAAAGGGGGACTGACTTCTAAATAGTCCCCCTTTGaccatattaatatttttttggtCATTCACTGACCTTAACATCCTCAATCCCTAGTGCCCCTCTCTAACCCCAACGGATCCCTTTCTGATTCTTCCATTACCTAAATTCATACCAACTCCCCAGTGAACATCCATTGACgcccattcatttctttttcactcctCAATCATTTAAACTACAACCTGAGTACACAATGACTTCCCACTGACCCAAGCTATGGTTTAAACTACTTCCCGAGTCCCAAAAGGCTCCCCTCTGGTCCCCCATGGACCTCCCCCAACAATAACACCCACTAGGGATTCCTTCCAAGACCCCAGTGAAGGGAATGCATACCTGTTTTCTCCACGCTCGCATCTCCAGTACCGGGTAGGTCCCTGCAAATCCCTCCACCGTCTCTAGCCTCCCCACTGGGGAACCGCATCTCCTCCAAGTCCCCCGCGTCCCCGGGGGCTGGGGCAGCAGTGCCTCCTCCGGCCTCCATCTGCACATccctgtgggggaggggaatggagagtgaccCGCAGCAAAAGAAACTTCTTAAAAGCTGTTACTGAACCTGGCCCCCTTGTACACACTCCTGGGGCTCGTTTCCCCTCGCGTTTCAACAGGATGAGACATTCAAAAACACGACCACATACTTGCAACCTCCAACACTTTCCGAAAAGTGAGGCTCTACCGAGCCTCTggaaataaagatatataaacaCCTGTTTTAACTCCGTATCTCAATTGGCCAGGTACCATTACTTCCCGCAGCCGCGGAAGCATCACACTTCCGGATGTGGCCGCTCTCCTGCCACACTTCCGGGTGCGACGCGGCTCTGAAGACACTTCCGGTTGCGGACCTTCATTCGCTCGCTGGGCTGGACCCCTCTCTCCCGCCACCCACTTGTGTTCCCTCACCGTAGAGAAGGCGCGCGCCACTCCCGGATCTACGTCGGATCTGGCCCGGAACCCAGAGCCCCTTCTGCCCTCGTTCCCACCGCACCCGCACCAGCGGCTAACAGGGGCGAGTCCGGGCCACTTCTCGTACCCGAGGTTGCCGGCGTGAGGGGAGCGCGGCTCACGTTCAGCCAATCCGGAGTACGGAGGGCGGCACTGCCTCCTTTATGGCCCAATCAAGCGAAGCCGGTGCCCTCCGACCGTTCCGCCGCTTTCCGTCGGCTTCGTCTCTCCACCAATACTGTGCGTCGGATTGCTATTGCACCCGCCGATCCCTTGACTGACATCTCTCTGGACCCAATCGAAGATTCGAGCCTATTGCTCTCTTCACTGGAGGAGGTTCGCAGCCTAGGTCATGATAGATGCCCGTGCCTGGTCTATAGACGTGCTCGCCAGAATTGAGGCAACTTCACCCTCCTTTATCCACCAGGAAAGGCAGGGGCGTGAGGGTGGAGTGGAGTCTGACAGAGAGAAAATGATTGACGGACAGTCGCCGCTTCCAATCGGAGTGCCGTGCGCAGGCTGGCCAGCCTATGGGACTCAGATTCTAAGGCGAGAGGCGGGCCTTTCAGATGTAGGAAGTATTCGTGGGTGTCTGGGTATTCAGGCAGGCGAAGGGCTTAGCGGCCTCTGGAAAAAGGCAAGCGCGAGCCGTGGACATGCTCATGGCGCAGAGGGGTGAGTTTGTAAAGGCAATGTGTAGGCTGACCAGGGCCTGCCCAGACCGGCAAAAGGCCGAGCTGACCTCGCTTCCGAAGATAGGGCTCTGTGGGCGGAGCCATGCAGATTAGGAGCCCAGGCCTAACTAGGGTGCTTGTGGGCGAGGCTTTGGGAGCCTTCTGAGACCTCGTTGGTTGA contains the following coding sequences:
- the MON1B gene encoding vacuolar fusion protein MON1 homolog B produces the protein MEAGGGTAAPAPGDAGDLEEMRFPSGEARDGGGICRDLPGTGDASVEKTGSETKDQPPGLLLQSEAPSCTYGLWGPAASENSPVGGPESGSGGQGGDPSDEDWRSKRKHVFVLSEAGKPIYSRYGSVEALSTTMGVMTALVSFVQSAGDAIRAIYAEDHKLVFLQQGPLLLVAVSRTPQSVAQLRGELMAVHAQIVSTLTRASVARIFARKQNYDLRRLLAGSERTLDRLLDSVERDPGALLLGAVRCVPLARPLRDALGALLRRCTAPGLALSVLAVGGRLVTAAQERTVLAECRLDPADLQLLLDWVGAPAFAAGEAWAPVCLPRFNPDGFFYAYVARLDALPVCLLLLGTDPEAFHDMATCRRLVEDGMHSLGAMRTLREAASFSNTPSAGASAYSVQAVEAAGLRHFLYKPLDIPDHHRQLPQFTSPELEAPYSRQEERQRLSDLYHRLHARLHNTSRPLRLIYHVAEKETLLAWVTSKFELYTCLSPLVTKAGAILVVTKLLRWVKKEEDRLFIRYPPKYSTPPAAPTASADQASHNGLFTGP